A stretch of the Metopolophium dirhodum isolate CAU chromosome 8, ASM1992520v1, whole genome shotgun sequence genome encodes the following:
- the LOC132951438 gene encoding ABC transporter G family member 23-like isoform X1 produces MIDEEFQYDVKVINAFKSYGGTKVFNGLNMNVTSGSIYGLLGPSGCGKSTLLQCIMGSMELDSGCIALKAIRLKDVGYMPQSLCLEGTLTIRETFEYYGTLYNMKKKDIEIKKDELIAFLQLPNLNSLIKDISGGQGRRVSLGICLLHNPKLIILDEPTVGIDPLLRQEIWNGLLKMVVEQHKTIIITTHYIEEANLANRIGLMRNGVLVEEGAPKDIISKYGADSLESAFLTLCSKQDANEAPIKLTTEVQKTDKMQSTKLMEPGKKVDFVRIKALLKKNFHALYRDYWLLFTVFLLPIIQTTNFCNSIGGSFKRMEIAIQNDEINISDCKYFNSSKCIFDNNTSQTMSCVAINYLASLDYTLVEVKDRYTGEMLVDNSKFLAFIHFPKSYTQDLIMFIDRHEDYGMQSLAYMHFAKHNMLFKNQILLDVTNAIRYLVQTTLYSCSNNPKIATLPMEINILYGKDVKYHGNSTAAIFLAMGSFYFSSIYSVSIMLSEKMDGILGRSMFAGVTILELLISMFCISNILIVGHSFISIIIAYVLYPNPIILSSGIFMYVILVIIMSWIGFLFGLLAAGLTPTKFFGVHIMNGWALSQMLLSGGVWPIDGQTKLLRSVSELLPMRLAGKTMNDIALKGWTLDHPSVIIGTTATFAHAVLLLLVLIGLSKVKKNMWVIHK; encoded by the exons ATGATTGACGAAGAATTCCAATACGACGTAAAAGTGATAAATGCATTTAAGAGTTATGGAGGAACTAAAGTATTTAATGGATTGAACATGAATGTGACGTCAGGTTCTAT atATGGCCTTTTGGGGCCGAGTGGATGTGGTAAATCGACGCTTCTTCAATGTATAATGGGATCAATGGAATTGGATTCAGGATGTATTGCCTTGAAAGCAATACGTTTAAAAGATGTGGGATATATGCCTCAA AGTTTATGTTTGGAAGGCACACTGACCATAAGAGAAACCTTTGAATACTATGGAACACTTTACAACATGAAGAAGAAAGACATCGAGATAAAAAAAGACGAGCTTATTGCATTCTTACAGTTACCAAATTTGAATAGTTTGATAAAagatataag tGGTGGCCAAGGGAGAAGAGTATCTCTTGGTATTTGCTTATTGCATAATCCTAAGCTTATTATATTGGATGAACCTACGGTTGGAATTGATCCTTTACTAAGACAAGA aaTTTGGAATGGGCTTTTAAAGATGGTCGTAGAACAACataaaacaatcataataactacTCATTATATCGAAGAAGCAAATCTAGCTAATCGT ATTGGTTTAATGAGAAATGGAGTACTGGTAGAAGAAGGAGCTCCTAAggacattatttcaaaatatggaGCAGATTCATTGGAATCAGCTTTTTTAACCCTATGTTCTAAACAAGATGCAAATGAAGCaccaata aaACTTACTACAGAAGTTCAAAAAACGGATAAGATGCAGTCAACAAAATTAATGGAACCTGGTAAAAAAGttgattttgtaagaattaaagctttgcttaaaaaaaattttcatgcATTATATCGTGATTACTG gttattGTTTACCGTGTTTCTTCTTCCCATCATACAAACCACCAACTTTTGTAATAGTATTGGAGGAAGTTTTAAACGAATGGAAATAGCAATACAAAatgatgaaattaatataagtgATTGCAAATATTTCAACTCCAGTAAAtgcatttttgataataatacaaGTCAAACAATGAGTTGCGTTGCTATAAACTATCTTGCATCACTTGACTATACATTA gttgAAGTCAAAGATCGTTATACTGGTGAAATGCTCGTGGACAATAGCAAATTTTTAgcatttatacattttccaaAGAGTTATACCCAAGATTTGATCATGTTTATTGACCGTCACGAGGACTATGGTATGCAATCGCTGGCGTATATGCATTTTGCCAAACATA atatgttgtttaaaaatcaaatattgttagATGTAACAAATGCAATCCGTTATCTAGTACAGACAACTTTATATAGTTGCTCCAATAATCCAAAAATAGCTACTTTGCCCATG gagatcaatatattatatggaaaggATGTGAAATATCACGGTAACAGTACAGCGGCGATTTTCCTAGCAAT gggATCGTTTTATTTTAGTAGTATTTATTCAGTAAGCATAATGCTATCAGAAAAAATGGACGGAATCCTCGGTCGATCTATGTTTGCag gtGTTACAATATTGGAATTGcttatttcaatgttttgtatttcaaatattttaattgtgggCCAttcatttatttctattattattgcatacgTATTATATCCGAACCCTATTATCCTATCCAGTGGTATATTCATGTATGTCATACTGGTGATAATTATGTCATGGATAGGATTTCTCTTTG GTCTACTTGCTGCCGGATTAACACCAACTAAATTTTTTGGTGTTCATATTATGAACGGCTGGGCTCTATCTCAGATGTTATTATCGG GTGGGGTATGGCCAATTGATGGACAGACAAAGTTATTGAGATCGGTATCTGAGTTACTTCCCATGCGGTTAGCCGGGAAAACGATGAACGACATTGCATTGAAAGGTTGGACGTTGGATCATCCATCGGTCATAATTGGTACCACAGCGACGTTTGCCCAtgccgtattattattattagttttaattggtCTAAGTAAAGTAAAAAAGAACATGTGGGTTATACATAAGTAA
- the LOC132951438 gene encoding ABC transporter G family member 23-like isoform X2 codes for MYNGINGIGFRMYCLESNTFKRCGIYASSTLTIRETFEYYGTLYNMKKKDIEIKKDELIAFLQLPNLNSLIKDISGGQGRRVSLGICLLHNPKLIILDEPTVGIDPLLRQEIWNGLLKMVVEQHKTIIITTHYIEEANLANRIGLMRNGVLVEEGAPKDIISKYGADSLESAFLTLCSKQDANEAPIKLTTEVQKTDKMQSTKLMEPGKKVDFVRIKALLKKNFHALYRDYWLLFTVFLLPIIQTTNFCNSIGGSFKRMEIAIQNDEINISDCKYFNSSKCIFDNNTSQTMSCVAINYLASLDYTLVEVKDRYTGEMLVDNSKFLAFIHFPKSYTQDLIMFIDRHEDYGMQSLAYMHFAKHNMLFKNQILLDVTNAIRYLVQTTLYSCSNNPKIATLPMEINILYGKDVKYHGNSTAAIFLAMGSFYFSSIYSVSIMLSEKMDGILGRSMFAGVTILELLISMFCISNILIVGHSFISIIIAYVLYPNPIILSSGIFMYVILVIIMSWIGFLFGLLAAGLTPTKFFGVHIMNGWALSQMLLSGGVWPIDGQTKLLRSVSELLPMRLAGKTMNDIALKGWTLDHPSVIIGTTATFAHAVLLLLVLIGLSKVKKNMWVIHK; via the exons ATGTATAATGGGATCAATGGAATTGGATTCAGGATGTATTGCCTTGAAAGCAATACGTTTAAAAGATGTGGGATATATGCCTCAA GCACACTGACCATAAGAGAAACCTTTGAATACTATGGAACACTTTACAACATGAAGAAGAAAGACATCGAGATAAAAAAAGACGAGCTTATTGCATTCTTACAGTTACCAAATTTGAATAGTTTGATAAAagatataag tGGTGGCCAAGGGAGAAGAGTATCTCTTGGTATTTGCTTATTGCATAATCCTAAGCTTATTATATTGGATGAACCTACGGTTGGAATTGATCCTTTACTAAGACAAGA aaTTTGGAATGGGCTTTTAAAGATGGTCGTAGAACAACataaaacaatcataataactacTCATTATATCGAAGAAGCAAATCTAGCTAATCGT ATTGGTTTAATGAGAAATGGAGTACTGGTAGAAGAAGGAGCTCCTAAggacattatttcaaaatatggaGCAGATTCATTGGAATCAGCTTTTTTAACCCTATGTTCTAAACAAGATGCAAATGAAGCaccaata aaACTTACTACAGAAGTTCAAAAAACGGATAAGATGCAGTCAACAAAATTAATGGAACCTGGTAAAAAAGttgattttgtaagaattaaagctttgcttaaaaaaaattttcatgcATTATATCGTGATTACTG gttattGTTTACCGTGTTTCTTCTTCCCATCATACAAACCACCAACTTTTGTAATAGTATTGGAGGAAGTTTTAAACGAATGGAAATAGCAATACAAAatgatgaaattaatataagtgATTGCAAATATTTCAACTCCAGTAAAtgcatttttgataataatacaaGTCAAACAATGAGTTGCGTTGCTATAAACTATCTTGCATCACTTGACTATACATTA gttgAAGTCAAAGATCGTTATACTGGTGAAATGCTCGTGGACAATAGCAAATTTTTAgcatttatacattttccaaAGAGTTATACCCAAGATTTGATCATGTTTATTGACCGTCACGAGGACTATGGTATGCAATCGCTGGCGTATATGCATTTTGCCAAACATA atatgttgtttaaaaatcaaatattgttagATGTAACAAATGCAATCCGTTATCTAGTACAGACAACTTTATATAGTTGCTCCAATAATCCAAAAATAGCTACTTTGCCCATG gagatcaatatattatatggaaaggATGTGAAATATCACGGTAACAGTACAGCGGCGATTTTCCTAGCAAT gggATCGTTTTATTTTAGTAGTATTTATTCAGTAAGCATAATGCTATCAGAAAAAATGGACGGAATCCTCGGTCGATCTATGTTTGCag gtGTTACAATATTGGAATTGcttatttcaatgttttgtatttcaaatattttaattgtgggCCAttcatttatttctattattattgcatacgTATTATATCCGAACCCTATTATCCTATCCAGTGGTATATTCATGTATGTCATACTGGTGATAATTATGTCATGGATAGGATTTCTCTTTG GTCTACTTGCTGCCGGATTAACACCAACTAAATTTTTTGGTGTTCATATTATGAACGGCTGGGCTCTATCTCAGATGTTATTATCGG GTGGGGTATGGCCAATTGATGGACAGACAAAGTTATTGAGATCGGTATCTGAGTTACTTCCCATGCGGTTAGCCGGGAAAACGATGAACGACATTGCATTGAAAGGTTGGACGTTGGATCATCCATCGGTCATAATTGGTACCACAGCGACGTTTGCCCAtgccgtattattattattagttttaattggtCTAAGTAAAGTAAAAAAGAACATGTGGGTTATACATAAGTAA
- the LOC132950969 gene encoding odorant receptor 2a-like: MTTTPRVTGFTAPASEDLTIVDNGLFKAICLHQILDPAKGGNRYYRLAFMVVMWVSLSVQIIQSVGLYFAVNDLQRFAFTTTMIFNALLCLSKGYVLVTNADRVRASLEVARYGFTSSGARDQRLMRRSRAVLSTVLRTFAVLSWVTCFIWALTPLFAMDEYLQLTNANGTVSRYRVTIYNVWLPVPATVYNETIVWSLVYAVEVVVCFVNVFSWLLFDSYVVTMCFTFNAQFRTVAASSTIIGHRGVSPRSPSPHATDGTSDDNNTLNCYDELMNHIKDNQSIIKMYDDFFEIIQPTILFQIIGGSYSVITLIFLTSLTYLMGWSIISIPVLKVFFGFLSVTFELFMYCYVFNHIETEKCNMNFGLYSSNWTAMDLKFKKTLLFGMNTNSSHRRVMKVTPRSIINLEMFTNVMNMSYSIVSILLNSRVQK; encoded by the exons ATGACGACGACGCCGAGGGTGACTGGGTTTACTGCACCGGCATCGGAAGACCTGACCATCGTGGACAACGGGCTGTTCAAAGCCATATGTTTACATCAAATACTCGACCCCGCCAAAGGCGGTAACCGATATTACAGATTGGCGTTCATGGTGGTTATGTGGGTGTCGCTAAGCGTGCAGATCATACAGTCGGTCGGCCTTTACTTCGCTGTCAACGACCTACAGCGGTTCGCGTTCACTACCACGATGATATTCAACGCCTTGCTTTGCCTGTCCAAGGGATACGTATTGGTGACGAACGCGGACAGGGTGCGCGCCAGCCTGGAAGTGGCCCGGTACGGGTTCACGTCTAGCGGCGCTCGGGACCAACGCTTGATGCGCCGGTCCCGGGCCGTGCTGTCCACGGTTCTGCGCACGTTCGCCGTGCTCAGCTGGGTCACGTGTTTCATCTGGGCGTTGACGCCGCTGTTCGCGATGGACGAATACCTACAGCTGACGAATGCCAACGGCACCGTCTCCCGTTACCGGGTTACCATCTACAACGTGTGGTTACCGGTGCCGGCAACCGTGTACAACGAGACGATCGTCTGGTCGCTCGTCTACGCGGTCGAGGTGGTCGTGTGCTTCGTAAACGTGTTCAGTTGGTTGCTGTTCGACAGCTACGTGGTGACAATGTGTTTCACGTTCAACGCTCAGTTCCGCACTGTGGCGGCCAGTTCTACGATCATCGGCCACCGCGGTGTCTCGCCCCGATCACCGTCACCGCACGCCACGGACG GTACaagtgatgataataatacattgaattGTTATGATGAACTGATGAACCACATAAAAGATAATCAAAGTATAATAAA GATGtatgatgatttttttgaaattattcaacCCACTATCTTATTCCAAATAATTGGTGGATCGTATtctgtaataacattaatatttctcACTTCCCTG aCGTATCTTATGGGTTGGTCAATTATATCCATACcagttttaaaagtattttttggttttttatcaGTTACTTTTGAACTCTTTATGTATTGTTATGTATTCAACCACATAGAAACTGAG aAATGTAATATGAATTTTGGATTGTATAGTAGTAACTGGACTGcaatggatttaaaatttaaaaagacatTGTTGTTTGGTATGAACACGAACTCATCTCATAGGCGAGTGATGAAAGTGACCCCAAGGTCTATCATAAATCTAGAAATGTTCACCAAT GTGATGAACATGTCATACTCAATAGTGTCTATACTATTAAATTCAAGAGTCCagaaatga